The following proteins come from a genomic window of Opitutaceae bacterium:
- a CDS encoding glycosyl hydrolase: MHVHPSARFIAFLCILTLALFVPVQGDVPRAPVDPEASSEARTLLNFLYSIKGRYTLAGQHSYLGRLSQAHDLVKAETGRLPAVWGSDFGFSDSSNDIDNIAYRPKLLEETLHWDGEGAIITVTYHQANPVMGEPGPFKGNVQSELTDEQWKQLITPGTELNKKWRAQMDLLAAYLKALENEKVPVLFRPYHEVNGCWFWWGKPGMHREFVQLWRMTYRHFAERHKLHNLIWVWSPSNQVRHGLEEWYPGDGYVDIVAADIYPERDEKNPERTFPQSFYERLSKIAGDRPMAIGEHGLFPTVEILEKQPNWTWMMGWVDLPFKDSAPGSAKRLYDSERVVDLEELKTMRGSAGTAR, translated from the coding sequence ATGCACGTGCACCCTTCAGCTCGCTTTATCGCGTTCCTCTGCATTCTCACTCTAGCCCTTTTTGTCCCCGTGCAGGGGGACGTGCCAAGGGCACCAGTGGACCCGGAGGCGTCAAGCGAGGCACGCACGCTCCTCAATTTTCTGTATAGCATCAAGGGACGCTACACGCTTGCCGGCCAACACTCCTACCTCGGGCGCCTTTCGCAGGCTCACGATTTGGTGAAGGCAGAGACGGGTCGCCTGCCGGCGGTATGGGGCTCAGACTTTGGCTTTTCCGATTCGAGCAACGACATCGACAACATTGCCTACCGCCCCAAGCTGCTTGAGGAGACCCTGCACTGGGATGGCGAGGGCGCGATCATCACCGTTACCTACCACCAGGCCAACCCGGTGATGGGTGAACCTGGTCCTTTCAAGGGGAACGTACAGAGCGAGCTGACCGACGAGCAATGGAAGCAGTTGATCACCCCGGGAACGGAGCTGAACAAGAAGTGGCGCGCACAAATGGATCTCCTCGCCGCCTACCTGAAGGCCTTGGAGAATGAAAAGGTGCCCGTGTTGTTCCGCCCGTACCATGAAGTCAACGGCTGCTGGTTCTGGTGGGGCAAGCCCGGCATGCACCGGGAATTTGTCCAGCTATGGCGAATGACTTACCGGCATTTTGCCGAACGCCACAAGCTGCACAACCTCATCTGGGTCTGGTCTCCAAGCAACCAGGTGCGTCACGGCCTGGAGGAATGGTATCCAGGAGATGGATATGTCGATATTGTCGCCGCCGACATCTACCCTGAAAGAGACGAGAAAAATCCCGAGCGCACGTTTCCGCAGTCGTTCTACGAACGTCTCAGCAAGATCGCCGGCGACCGTCCGATGGCGATTGGGGAGCACGGTCTTTTCCCGACGGTTGAGATTCTCGAAAAGCAGCCCAACTGGACCTGGATGATGGGGTGGGTGGACCTTCCCTTCAAGGACAGTGCACCCGGTTCCGCCAAGCGGCTCTATGACTCCGAGCGAGTCGTGGACCTCGAAGAATTGAAGACGATGCGGGGATCAGCGGGAACAGCGAGGTAA
- the thrS gene encoding threonine--tRNA ligase has translation MTPLEEIRHSCSHVLATAILRLFPDAKLDIGPPTDTGFYYDIDLEHKLTADDLVKIEAEMKKVADENQPFVRKEVPREEAIEIIKKIGQERYKLGRLADIPEGEAISFYQNGEFIDLCAGTHVRYTSKLKAFKLLSIAGAYHRGDEKNKQLQRIYGTAFASKEELAKYLEQIEQAKLRDHRKLGRDLKLFHIDEDVGQGLILWTPNGAIVRQELQSFISEELRKQGYSQVFTPHIGKLTLYKTSGHFPYYKDAQFPAIIEPDQLAKISGEGCGCAEMTGRLEAVSVSFAGEINRRAGKEVIGQERIKDPTQLLDGFLLKPMNCPHHIKIFASQPHSYRDLPVRLAEFGTVYRWEQSGELNGMTRVRGFTQDDAHLFCTEDQVAQEVLGCLSLVKKVLTTLGMQDYRVRVGLRDPDGKKFAGNPEQWDRAEAACRNAAATLGVPFTEEPGEAAFYGPKIDFVVRDVIGREWQLGTVQVDYVLPVRFDLSYIGPDNQPHRPVMIHRAPFGSMERFCGVLIEHFAGDFPTWLAPEQIRLVPISDKTIDYGRDLLEQLKAAGLRATLDEHSDKLGAKIRRAELDKVPYTLVLGAKEAEAKAVSIRSRAKGDEGVLPFADYLARVKEEVANREIRRIKN, from the coding sequence ATGACTCCTCTCGAAGAAATTCGCCACTCGTGCTCGCACGTCCTGGCGACCGCAATACTCCGTCTCTTCCCGGACGCCAAGCTGGACATCGGTCCCCCGACGGATACGGGCTTTTACTACGACATCGATCTGGAGCACAAGCTGACGGCCGACGACCTTGTGAAGATCGAGGCCGAAATGAAGAAGGTTGCTGACGAGAACCAGCCCTTCGTGCGGAAAGAAGTTCCTCGAGAGGAAGCGATCGAGATCATCAAGAAGATCGGCCAGGAGCGCTACAAGCTGGGTCGTCTCGCCGACATCCCCGAAGGCGAAGCCATTTCGTTCTACCAGAATGGCGAGTTCATCGACCTGTGCGCCGGCACGCACGTCCGTTACACCTCGAAACTCAAGGCATTCAAGCTCCTCTCCATCGCCGGCGCCTACCATCGCGGCGACGAGAAGAACAAGCAGTTGCAGCGTATTTATGGCACCGCGTTCGCCTCAAAGGAGGAACTCGCCAAATACCTTGAACAGATCGAGCAGGCCAAGCTCCGCGACCACCGCAAGCTGGGGCGCGACCTGAAACTGTTCCACATTGATGAAGATGTCGGCCAGGGCCTGATCTTGTGGACACCCAACGGCGCGATTGTCCGCCAGGAGTTGCAGTCGTTCATCAGCGAGGAATTGCGCAAACAGGGTTACTCGCAGGTATTCACGCCGCATATTGGCAAGCTCACCCTCTACAAGACCTCGGGACACTTCCCTTACTACAAGGACGCCCAGTTCCCCGCGATCATCGAGCCCGACCAGCTCGCGAAGATCTCGGGCGAAGGATGCGGGTGCGCTGAAATGACCGGGCGCCTGGAGGCGGTCTCCGTTTCCTTTGCCGGAGAGATCAACCGGCGCGCGGGCAAGGAAGTCATCGGACAGGAACGCATCAAGGACCCGACACAGCTCCTTGATGGCTTCCTCCTGAAGCCGATGAATTGCCCGCACCATATCAAGATTTTCGCCTCGCAGCCTCACAGCTATCGCGATCTGCCGGTTCGCCTCGCAGAGTTTGGCACGGTGTATCGCTGGGAACAGAGCGGCGAGCTCAACGGAATGACCCGCGTGCGCGGCTTCACGCAGGACGATGCGCACCTCTTCTGCACCGAAGACCAGGTCGCGCAAGAAGTCCTCGGCTGTCTCTCGCTTGTCAAGAAGGTGCTCACCACGCTTGGCATGCAGGACTATCGCGTGCGTGTTGGATTGCGCGATCCCGACGGCAAGAAATTCGCAGGCAATCCCGAACAGTGGGATCGCGCCGAGGCGGCCTGCCGCAATGCGGCCGCGACCCTTGGCGTTCCCTTCACCGAGGAGCCAGGCGAAGCTGCCTTCTACGGGCCAAAGATCGACTTCGTGGTCCGCGACGTCATCGGTCGTGAGTGGCAGCTGGGCACCGTGCAAGTCGATTACGTTCTGCCAGTGCGCTTTGACCTTTCCTATATCGGGCCCGACAACCAACCGCATCGACCGGTGATGATCCATCGCGCTCCGTTCGGCTCGATGGAGCGCTTCTGTGGCGTGCTCATCGAGCATTTCGCAGGCGATTTTCCCACCTGGCTGGCCCCCGAGCAGATCCGCCTCGTTCCCATCAGCGACAAGACGATCGACTACGGACGCGACCTCCTCGAACAACTGAAGGCAGCAGGCCTCCGCGCGACGCTCGACGAACACAGCGACAAGCTGGGTGCCAAGATCCGTCGCGCCGAGTTGGACAAGGTGCCCTACACCTTGGTCCTCGGAGCGAAGGAAGCAGAAGCCAAGGCAGTCTCAATCCGTTCCCGCGCCAAAGGCGATGAAGGTGTCCTCCCCTTCGCCGACTACCTGGCCCGCGTGAAGGAAGAAGTGGCGAATCGCGAGATCCGGAGAATCAAGAACTAG
- a CDS encoding sodium:solute symporter, giving the protein MHHSLSLFASVGSKTALVGIDWLMIGLYFAILFCVGWWVVRKGKNTTDDYFLAGRNLGWWVVGASIFASNIGSEHIVGLAGSGAKDGVALAHYELHAWCLLVLAWVLIPFYVRSKVFTMPEFLEKRFSPASRYVLSIVSLITFIVSKVAVGIFAGGVVFASLLPELQLTIGGVLIDSFWIGSVAVVVLTGLYTSLGGMRAVAYNDAVQVVILIVGSALLTWYGLDLLGGWAELKRICGSEMFNLWKPLVPEGQIATWAPVREVNEAGQVVKQAWYFNSNYPWLGMAICAPVIGLWYWCTDQYIVQRALGAPNEKVARQGSIFAAFLKLFPVYLFIIPGLICFALVKTNKVPALTEAFMRHENGSQAAFPLLVEHILPAGIRGIVVAGLLSALMSSLAGVFNACSTLFTVDIYEKWRPKSSQAELVRMGRLATIAMVIVSIGWIPVIKGASGLYDYLQSVQGYLAPPIFVVFFFGVFWKRLNAQGCLWAMVVGLVVGGFRMLVDTPVTMKLAGFENGYDHGSFFWIINNINFQYFSILITLISAVVMVAVSYATREPDYDRISGLTFSTATAEDKALTRGSWGKGEVLASVIVMVAIVFAYVYFTG; this is encoded by the coding sequence ATGCATCACTCCTTGTCCTTGTTTGCATCCGTCGGATCCAAGACCGCTTTGGTTGGAATCGACTGGCTCATGATCGGCCTGTATTTCGCCATACTGTTCTGTGTCGGATGGTGGGTGGTCCGAAAGGGTAAGAACACCACGGACGACTACTTCCTCGCAGGTCGAAACCTTGGCTGGTGGGTGGTGGGGGCCTCGATCTTTGCCTCTAACATCGGATCCGAGCACATAGTCGGTCTGGCGGGTTCGGGCGCGAAGGATGGCGTGGCCCTCGCTCACTACGAATTGCACGCGTGGTGCCTGCTGGTCCTCGCCTGGGTGCTCATTCCGTTTTATGTCCGCTCAAAGGTGTTCACGATGCCGGAGTTTCTCGAGAAGCGTTTCAGCCCGGCGTCGCGCTACGTGCTTTCGATCGTCTCCTTGATCACGTTCATCGTCTCCAAGGTGGCGGTGGGCATTTTCGCTGGCGGTGTGGTGTTTGCCTCACTGCTGCCTGAGCTCCAACTCACCATCGGCGGGGTCTTGATCGACAGTTTCTGGATTGGGTCGGTAGCGGTGGTCGTGCTCACCGGCCTTTATACCTCCCTTGGTGGCATGCGGGCCGTTGCCTATAACGACGCCGTGCAGGTGGTGATTCTGATCGTGGGGTCGGCGCTGCTGACCTGGTACGGCCTCGACTTGCTTGGAGGCTGGGCGGAGTTGAAGCGCATTTGCGGCAGCGAGATGTTCAATCTGTGGAAGCCACTCGTGCCGGAGGGCCAGATCGCCACCTGGGCGCCTGTGCGCGAGGTCAACGAGGCGGGCCAGGTCGTCAAGCAGGCCTGGTACTTCAATTCCAATTACCCGTGGCTCGGCATGGCGATCTGCGCGCCGGTGATCGGACTGTGGTATTGGTGTACGGACCAGTACATCGTCCAGCGCGCCCTGGGCGCCCCGAACGAGAAGGTCGCCCGCCAGGGATCGATCTTCGCTGCATTTCTCAAATTGTTCCCGGTTTATCTCTTCATCATCCCGGGACTCATCTGCTTCGCCTTGGTGAAGACTAACAAGGTCCCGGCCCTGACTGAAGCCTTCATGCGCCACGAAAACGGGTCGCAGGCGGCGTTCCCGCTGCTCGTGGAGCACATCCTACCTGCTGGCATCCGGGGAATCGTCGTGGCCGGCCTGCTTTCGGCGCTGATGAGCTCCCTGGCGGGCGTCTTCAACGCTTGCTCCACCCTGTTCACCGTGGACATCTATGAGAAGTGGAGGCCGAAGTCGTCGCAGGCCGAGCTGGTCCGCATGGGACGGCTCGCAACCATCGCCATGGTCATTGTATCCATAGGATGGATACCAGTGATCAAGGGCGCGAGCGGACTGTACGATTACCTCCAGTCGGTGCAGGGTTACCTCGCGCCACCGATCTTTGTCGTCTTCTTTTTCGGCGTGTTCTGGAAGCGCCTCAATGCGCAGGGTTGCCTGTGGGCCATGGTGGTCGGCCTGGTCGTCGGCGGGTTCCGCATGCTTGTGGACACGCCGGTGACCATGAAGCTGGCGGGCTTTGAAAATGGGTACGACCACGGCTCGTTCTTCTGGATCATCAACAACATCAACTTCCAGTACTTCTCGATCCTCATCACGCTGATTTCCGCCGTGGTGATGGTGGCGGTCAGCTACGCCACCCGGGAGCCTGACTACGACCGGATTTCTGGCCTTACCTTCAGCACGGCCACGGCCGAGGACAAGGCGCTCACGCGTGGAAGTTGGGGTAAGGGAGAGGTCCTCGCCTCGGTCATCGTGATGGTCGCGATTGTGTTCGCGTACGTTTACTTCACGGGTTGA
- the cysS gene encoding cysteine--tRNA ligase → MLSLHDSLTRTLKPLAPSHPDGVYRFYCCGPTVYAPAHIGNFRTFVVNDVIRRLLELDLGPGRVKHVRNLTDVDDKTIRRARDEGRPLTEVTKQWTDKFHADCDALNCLRPHVEPTATGHIAEQVNMIEVLMDKGHAYRAADGSVYFKVSSFSGYGGLSRVKERELQIGAAKAFAADSDEKEDMSDFALWKAWKADDGDNRWPGPRGATAGRPGWHIECSAMSKKHLGETIDLHTGGVDLLFPHHENEIAQSQCCNGTTFAHHWYHSEHLLVDGKKMSKSLGNLYTLDELRAKGFSPEALRYVLLAGHPRKQLNFTLDGLHAAEKALSTLRSFAASLPASGGTPGAFDPVFACLHDDLNTPGALGALFTLVNRGAASGADKASFDRVLFAFGFSLATPALAKEEAPQDVRSLAEQRWAAKLAKDFAAADRLRGEISAKGWTMKDRKDGYDLEVAKSQ, encoded by the coding sequence ATGCTGTCGCTCCACGATTCCCTGACGCGCACCCTAAAGCCGCTTGCACCGTCCCATCCGGACGGCGTTTACCGCTTCTATTGCTGCGGACCCACGGTGTACGCCCCCGCTCACATTGGGAATTTTCGGACTTTTGTCGTGAACGACGTGATCCGCCGACTGCTTGAGCTGGACCTGGGGCCCGGCCGCGTGAAACACGTGCGCAACCTGACCGATGTCGACGACAAGACGATCCGGCGCGCACGCGACGAAGGCAGGCCTCTCACCGAGGTGACGAAGCAATGGACGGACAAGTTTCACGCTGACTGCGATGCGCTCAACTGCCTCCGGCCTCATGTGGAGCCCACCGCGACCGGCCACATCGCCGAACAGGTGAACATGATCGAGGTCCTGATGGACAAGGGCCACGCCTACCGCGCTGCCGACGGCTCCGTCTATTTCAAAGTCTCCTCCTTCTCTGGGTACGGCGGACTTTCGCGGGTCAAGGAACGCGAGCTCCAGATAGGTGCCGCAAAGGCGTTTGCCGCAGATTCCGATGAGAAGGAAGACATGAGTGATTTCGCCTTGTGGAAGGCCTGGAAGGCGGATGATGGCGACAACCGGTGGCCCGGCCCGCGCGGGGCAACAGCGGGGCGGCCCGGCTGGCACATCGAGTGCAGCGCCATGAGCAAAAAGCACCTCGGCGAGACAATCGACCTCCACACCGGCGGCGTCGACCTGCTGTTCCCGCACCACGAAAATGAAATCGCCCAGAGCCAATGCTGCAATGGCACGACTTTCGCGCACCACTGGTATCACAGCGAGCACCTGCTCGTGGACGGCAAGAAAATGTCCAAAAGCTTGGGTAATCTGTACACCCTCGACGAACTACGCGCCAAGGGGTTTTCGCCCGAGGCCCTGAGGTATGTCCTGCTGGCCGGGCACCCGCGCAAGCAACTCAACTTCACCCTCGACGGTCTTCACGCCGCTGAAAAGGCGCTTTCGACTCTCCGGTCCTTTGCCGCCTCGCTTCCGGCATCCGGCGGAACACCCGGAGCATTCGACCCGGTCTTTGCCTGCCTGCACGATGACCTGAATACGCCTGGTGCGCTCGGCGCCCTCTTCACCCTGGTAAACCGCGGCGCCGCGTCGGGCGCCGACAAGGCCTCGTTTGACCGCGTCCTTTTTGCCTTCGGCTTCTCCCTCGCCACACCTGCGTTGGCCAAGGAGGAAGCCCCGCAAGACGTCCGCTCACTTGCGGAACAGCGCTGGGCGGCAAAGCTGGCCAAGGACTTCGCCGCCGCCGACCGGCTTCGCGGCGAGATTTCTGCAAAGGGTTGGACGATGAAGGACCGGAAGGACGGATACGATTTGGAAGTAGCCAAGAGCCAGTAG
- the hemB gene encoding porphobilinogen synthase, protein MSRLDLAIRPRRLRRTASVRKLVEETVLQPSDFIAPLFVVDGKKGPEAIGSMPGVFRLSIPDLVKECRALFKLGVRAVALFPKLDASFKDENGTAALHEDALVLRAVRAVKKALPDMVVMTDIALDPYTTHGHDGILKQDGSDVANDATVAVLVQMAVHHAAAGVDFVAPSDMMDGRVAAIRRGLDQAGHTETAILAYSSKFASAYYGPFRDAVGSAQAAGTRSLDKRTYQLNPANRREAVMEALLDETEGADVVMVKPAGPYLDIIRDVREAVKRPIAAYQVSGEYAQLHAAARLGWLDLARTRHESLLAIKRAGADMILTYFAKDEALAL, encoded by the coding sequence ATGAGCCGCCTCGATCTTGCCATTCGTCCCCGTCGCCTCCGCCGCACTGCCTCTGTTCGCAAACTCGTGGAAGAGACCGTGCTCCAACCGTCCGATTTTATCGCGCCGCTTTTTGTTGTGGACGGGAAGAAGGGACCGGAGGCGATTGGTTCAATGCCCGGGGTGTTTCGGCTAAGCATTCCAGATCTCGTCAAGGAATGTCGTGCGTTGTTCAAATTGGGCGTGCGCGCCGTTGCTCTATTTCCGAAGCTCGATGCTTCGTTCAAGGATGAGAACGGAACAGCGGCCCTTCACGAGGATGCTTTGGTGTTGCGCGCAGTTCGTGCGGTGAAGAAGGCCCTGCCCGACATGGTGGTGATGACCGACATCGCCCTGGATCCCTACACCACCCACGGCCACGACGGGATCCTCAAGCAGGACGGCTCCGATGTGGCTAATGACGCCACGGTCGCGGTGCTTGTGCAGATGGCGGTGCATCATGCCGCTGCAGGCGTGGATTTCGTCGCACCGTCGGACATGATGGACGGTCGGGTGGCGGCGATTCGCCGCGGGCTGGACCAGGCAGGTCACACGGAGACTGCGATTTTGGCGTACTCGTCGAAGTTTGCCTCGGCCTATTACGGCCCCTTCCGCGATGCCGTTGGCAGCGCACAGGCTGCCGGCACCCGAAGCCTCGACAAGCGCACTTACCAGCTCAATCCCGCGAACAGACGCGAAGCGGTCATGGAGGCCCTTCTCGACGAGACTGAAGGAGCGGACGTGGTGATGGTGAAGCCGGCGGGTCCCTACCTCGACATCATTCGTGATGTGCGCGAGGCGGTGAAGCGCCCGATAGCGGCCTATCAGGTCTCGGGTGAGTATGCGCAGTTGCATGCTGCCGCGAGATTGGGGTGGCTTGACCTTGCCCGCACCCGACATGAATCGCTGCTCGCGATCAAGCGTGCGGGGGCCGACATGATTCTCACCTACTTCGCGAAAGACGAGGCGCTGGCGCTGTAG
- a CDS encoding polysaccharide biosynthesis/export family protein: MLLLRFISQAALMAACFVFAGCSTTPGSSPTVANQGIPEPTTFAKLRPGDSLVIALQGVPDPSNNTVQVDDRGFVTLPFIGAVEAGGQSVAELTERVRRTYLERRIYLSVDVSVTATERFVFVGGEVNKPGRILWTPDLTVTKAIQAAGGFTIYANEDRVSVIRDQMAYPFSVALAQSKPDQDARLAPGDGIQVSKSAF; this comes from the coding sequence ATGCTTTTGCTTCGATTCATTTCCCAGGCCGCCCTCATGGCGGCCTGTTTTGTTTTTGCAGGGTGCAGCACCACACCCGGGAGCAGCCCCACCGTCGCAAACCAGGGGATCCCTGAACCGACGACGTTCGCGAAGCTGCGTCCAGGCGACAGCCTCGTCATCGCACTACAAGGCGTTCCCGACCCCTCCAACAATACCGTGCAGGTCGATGATCGCGGCTTCGTCACATTGCCATTCATTGGCGCAGTCGAGGCGGGGGGCCAATCCGTCGCAGAGTTGACCGAACGCGTTCGCCGCACCTACCTGGAGCGTCGAATCTACCTCTCAGTCGATGTCTCAGTGACCGCTACCGAGCGCTTCGTTTTCGTCGGCGGAGAGGTCAACAAACCCGGTCGTATCCTCTGGACACCCGATCTCACCGTGACGAAGGCCATCCAAGCCGCTGGCGGCTTCACCATCTATGCGAATGAGGATCGCGTGAGCGTGATTCGAGACCAAATGGCCTACCCCTTCAGCGTCGCCCTCGCACAGTCGAAACCGGACCAGGATGCACGCCTGGCACCGGGAGACGGCATCCAGGTTTCAAAATCTGCGTTCTAA